The Lucilia cuprina isolate Lc7/37 chromosome 5, ASM2204524v1, whole genome shotgun sequence genome includes a window with the following:
- the LOC124420333 gene encoding uncharacterized protein LOC124420333 — MSGPTNAPSTALTANENPPSRKDPSRKAFVQRRAAMRLVERLGVKSVDTLTTDEKSSLDWAKALLAQPECSDPPTTSDAADQATSAGPKRQRSEEEHALQAVPQPKTKRQKQFETRIVNRPYSEVAKNPLVRAIVDKSVNDGAISQDKWLIIRQKMLEVYWKILKENPGPSPQNDDAGWYQGHIKLLACTNERSANLLKLAVTSIGEVWPGAKLDVIPVSEIPRRPRSITVIPAEPHEPEAILAYLQSGNPDLPTHNWKVVKVSEPEGANRKAVVVLNKESDLIVSSCASTGVTTN, encoded by the coding sequence ATGTCGGGTCCAACTAATGCCCCCTCAACCGCCCTCACGGCTAACGAAAACCCCCCTAGTCGCAAAGATCCATCTAGGAAGGCTTTTGTTCAAAGGCGTGCCGCCATGCGTTTAGTCGAGCGACTTGGAGTTAAGTCGGTCGATACGCTTACCACGGACGAAAAATCGTCCCTAGATTGGGCTAAAGCCCTACTGGCTCAGCCGGAGTGTTCTGACCCTCCTACAACCTCAGATGCAGCGGACCAAGCTACATCTGCAGGGCCTAAACGGCAGCGATCGGAGGAAGAACATGCTCTCCAGGCAGTCCCACAGCCGAAGACTAAACGTCAGAAGCAGTTCGAGACTCGTATAGTCAACAGACCCTACAGCGAAGTTGCCAAAAACCCGCTGGTTAGGGCCATTGTTGACAAGAGTGTCAACGACGGAGCTATCTCCCAGGATAAATGGTTGATAATCCGTCAAAAAATGCTGGAGGTGTATTGGAAAATTCTCAAAGAGAATCCCGGTCCATCTCCGCAGAATGATGATGCTGGCTGGTACCAAGGTCACATCAAACTGCTGGCGTGCACGAACGAGCGCTCAGCAAACTTGCTTAAGTTGGCGGTTACGTCTATAGGGGAAGTGTGGCCCGGCGCGAAACTTGACGTGATCCCGGTTAGTGAGATACCTCGCAGACCGAGATCAATCACGGTTATTCCGGCGGAACCACACGAACCAGAGGCGATTCTGGCGTACCTTCAGAGTGGAAACCCTGACCTACCTACCCACAATTGGAAGGTAGTCAAGGTCTCCGAACCTGAAGGTGCTAACAGAAAGGCGGTCGTGGTCCTTAATAAGGAATCGGATTTGATAGTATCAAGCTGCGCGTCTACCGGGGTGACGACAAACTAG